A genomic region of bacterium contains the following coding sequences:
- a CDS encoding acyltransferase has translation MPTKYYLHKTSFADLPVNVGKGTKIWHFCHICQGATIGEDCSVGQNCYISCRAVIGNGCRLQNNVSIYDLVTLEDQVFCGPSVVFTNDLNPRAAYPKHGKWIPTLVKKGASLGANSTILCGIVIGSHAMVAAGAVVTRDVPDYAVMAGVPARQMGWMCECGGSLDFKKGKISACPDCGRKYVNHGKKKITIQPQKAPFYSSG, from the coding sequence ATGCCGACAAAATATTATTTGCATAAAACGTCCTTTGCCGATCTGCCGGTCAACGTGGGAAAAGGGACCAAGATCTGGCATTTTTGTCATATCTGCCAGGGGGCTACGATCGGCGAGGATTGCAGCGTCGGCCAGAACTGTTATATATCCTGCCGGGCGGTCATCGGCAATGGCTGCCGGCTGCAGAACAACGTTTCCATCTACGATCTGGTGACCCTGGAGGACCAGGTCTTCTGCGGGCCCTCGGTGGTCTTCACCAACGACCTCAATCCCCGGGCGGCCTATCCCAAACACGGGAAATGGATCCCCACTTTGGTTAAAAAAGGCGCTTCGTTGGGGGCCAACAGTACCATCCTGTGCGGGATAGTCATCGGGAGCCACGCCATGGTGGCGGCCGGGGCGGTGGTCACCAGGGATGTGCCGGATTACGCCGTGATGGCCGGGGTGCCGGCCCGCCAGATGGGCTGGATGTGCGAGTGCGGGGGATCGCTGGATTTTAAAAAGGGCAAAATATCGGCCTGCCCCGATTGCGGACGGAAGTATGTCAACCACGGTAAAAAGAAAATAACCATTCAGCCACAAAAGGCACCCTTCTATTCATCAGGGTAA